The Diadema setosum chromosome 1, eeDiaSeto1, whole genome shotgun sequence genome has a window encoding:
- the LOC140229557 gene encoding fatty acid-binding protein-like → MAVVNLSGKWRSEKVENMDEFLKAAGVGIVIRKLMWMFTPEMEIVQDGDDFVITTKMPMITDKVEFKVGVEFTHKLPPDFKDDHTLISTWDQDKLVTKVLSQEDGVVTTRSLVGEKLVMTQTKGDVTATRTFYNTEKKD, encoded by the exons ATGGCAGTCGTCAACCTCAGCGGGAAATGGAGGTCGGAGAAAGTGGAGAACATGGATGAATTCCTGAAGGCCGCCGGCGTCGGGATCGTCATCCGGAAACTTATGTGGATGTTCACGCCCGAGATGGAGATCGTGCAGGACGGCGATGACTTCGTCATCACAACAAAGATGCCGATGATTACCGACAAAGTCGAGTTCAAGGTCGGCGTAGAGTTCACGCACAAGCTACCGCCCGACTTCAAGGACGACCATACACTGATTTCCACGTGGGACCAGGACAAACTCGTGACCAA GGTGCTGTCTCAAGAAGATGGCGTGGTGACCACCAGGTCACTGGTTGGCGAAAAGCTCGTGATGACTCAGACCAAGGGGGACGTGACAGCCACGAGGACCTTCTACAACACGGAAAAGAAAGACTGA